Proteins encoded by one window of Calonectris borealis chromosome 32, bCalBor7.hap1.2, whole genome shotgun sequence:
- the HNRNPUL1 gene encoding LOW QUALITY PROTEIN: heterogeneous nuclear ribonucleoprotein U-like protein 1 (The sequence of the model RefSeq protein was modified relative to this genomic sequence to represent the inferred CDS: inserted 4 bases in 4 codons; deleted 4 bases in 3 codons; substituted 1 base at 1 genomic stop codon) yields the protein MAAILSRARRWRLDGRAAAALSGGTMDVRRLRVNELKEELGRRGLDTRGLKAELAERLQAALEAEEARRGPGAAGGDPAPDGHYGIDNNSHASDPQGYQPYEHGGLKPDAEAGYERRALDQDHPVLHQEMKLPETKPEDPPLRLQRSPPNYSAPAPXYNIPPPPTYNAPPAGYGAPPTGYTAPTYSAPPAGYSAPAPGYSAPPPAYSTPPAYSXPPPTYSTPLPTALSPATYSTPVPPTYNAPPGGYSAPDPAQPRPPPPQPRKRPYEEQRGRGYYEHREDKRGRSPQPPAEDEEEDFDDTLVAVDTYNCDLHFKVARDRYSGYPLTIEGFAYLWSGARATYGARQGRVCYEMKVNEEISVKHLPSTEPDPHVVRVGWSLDSCSTQLGEEPFSYGYGGTGKKSTNSKFENYGETFAENDVIACLVDFECGEEVEMSFMKNGKWLGVAYRVRKELLGGRXLFPHVLVKNCAIEFNFGQREDTYFSVPPGFTFIQHXPVAERVRGTLGPKSKAECEILMMVGLPAAGKTTWAVKHAAANPSKKYNILGTNAIMDKMRVMGLRRQRNYAGRWDVLIQQATQCLNRLIQIAARKKRNYILDQTNVYGSAQRRKMRPFEGFQRKAIVICPTDQDLRDRTVKRTDEEGKDVPDHAVLEMKANFTLPEAGEFLDAVVYVELQREEAEALVRQYNEEGRNAAPPPEKRFEGGGGGRPPAFRGRGGGAGGFQRFDGRGGTVASAARGGFQNRGGFRGGGGGGNGGTGFNRGGYTPNRWGNNNRDSAANNRGGYNRNAQPAGGYSPARGTTGYKTSGATPPAAAAPPNYGQGQQPPHSRLXPTPPLQGGYGQGGYTPPSYGYGGYGGYGQSYPQPPRPTGQSYGQSYGQYQQYAQQWSQYYQHQGPWPPYYSTYDYGGYGSSQGGASAQ from the exons aTGGCGGCCATTTTGAGCCGGGCCCGTCGGTGGCGCCTCgatggccgggcggcggcggcgctgagcGGCGGGACCATGGACGTGCGGCGGCTGCGGGTCAACGAGCTGAAGGAGGAGCTGGGCCGCCGCGGCCTGGACACCCGCGGCCTCAAGGCCGAATTGGCCGAGCGGCTGCAGGCGGCGCTGGAGGCGGAGGAGGCCCGGCGGGGTCCCGGTGCGGCCGGTGGGGACCCGGCCCCCGACGGACACT ATGGCATCGACAACAACAGCCACGCGAGCGATCCCCAGGGCTACCAGCCCTACGAGCACGGCGGCCTCAAACCGGACGCCGAGGCCGGCTACGAGAGGAGAGCGTTGGACCAAGACCACCCCGTGCTGCACCA AGAGATGAAGTTGCCGGAAACGAAGCCAGAAGACCCCCCGCTCCGCTTACAACGTTCCCCTCCCAACTACAGCGCCCCAGCTC CCTACAACATTCCCCCGCCTCCCACCTACAACGCGCCCCCGGCCGGTTACGGCGCCCCGCCGACCGGCTACACCGCCCCCACCTACAGCGCGCCGCCGGCCGGCTacagcgccccggccccgggtTACAGCGCTCCCCCCCCTGCCTACAGCACCCCTCCTGCCTaca accccccacccacctACAGCACCCCCCTGCCTACAGCGCTCTCCCCCGCCACCTACAgcacccccgtcccccccacctaCAACGCTCCCCCAGGCGGCTACAGCGCGCCGGACCCCGCTCAGCCCcgaccgccgccgccgcagccccgcaaACGGCCCTACGaggagcagcggggccggggctacTACGAACACCGCGAGGACAAGAG GGGCCGCTCGCCGCAGCCGCCCGCCGAGGACGAGGAGGAAGACTTCGACGACACGCTGGTAGCCGTCGACACTT ACAACTGCGACCTGCACTTCAAAGTCGCCCGGGACCGGTACAGCGGCTACCCCCTCACCATCGAGGGCTTCGCCTACCTCTGGTCGGGCGCCCGTGCCACCTacggcgcgcggcagggccgcgtcTGCTACGAGATGAAG GTTAACGAGGAAATCTCCGTTAAGCACCTGCCCTCCACCGAGCCGGACCCCCACGTGGTGCGGGTGGGGTGGTCGCTGGATTCTTGCAGCACCCAGCTGG GCGAGGAACCCTTCTCCTACGGCTACGGCGGCACCGGTAAAAAATCGACTAACAGCAAATTCGAAAATTACGGCGAAACCTTTGCCGAAAACGACGTCATCGCTTGCTTGGTG GACTTTGAGTGCGGGGAAGAGGTGGAGATGTCCTTCATGAAGAACGGCAAATGGCTGGGGGTGGCTTACCGGGTACGGAAGGAGCTGTTGGGCGGCC GCCTCTTCCCCCACGTCCTGGTGAAGAATTGCGCCATCGAATTCAACTTCGGGCAGAGGGAGGACACTTATTTCTCCGTCCCACCCGGTTTTACCTTCATCCAAC CTCCCGTGGCCGAACGCGTCCGCGGCACCCTCGGTCCCAAGAGCAAAGCCGAGTGCGAG ATCCTGATGATGGTGGGTTTGCCCGCCGCGGGGAAAACGACGTGGGCCGTCAAGCACGCGGCCGCCAACCCCTCCAAGAAATACAACATCCTGGGAACCAACGCCATCATGGATAAAATGAGG GTGATGGGTCTCCGGCGTCAACGCAACTACGCGGGACGCTGGGACGTCCTCATCCAGCAAGCGACGCAGTGCCTCAACCGCCTCATCCAGATCGCCGCCCGCAAGAAACGC AACTACATCCTCGACCAG ACCAACGTCTACGGCTCAGCCCAGCGCCGAAAAATGCGTCCCTTCGAGGGTTTCCAGCGCAAGGCCATCGTCATCTGCCCCACCGACCAGGACCTGCGGGACCGCACCGTCAAACGGACGGACGAGGAGGGGAAGGACGTGCCGGACCACGCCGTGCTGGAGATGAAAg CTAATTTCACGCTGCCGGAGGCGGGCGAGTTCTTGGACGCGGTGGTGTACGTGGAGCTGCagcgggaggaggcggaggcgctGGTCCGGCAGTACAACGAGGAGGGCCGGaacgccgcgccgccccccgaaAAACGTTtcgagggaggcggcggcggacgTCCCCCCGCTTTTCGCGgtcgcggcggcggcgccggcggttTCCAACGTTTCGAC GGTCGCGGGGGAACCGTCGCGTCCGCCGCGCGGGGCGGCTTCCAGAACCGCGGCGGCtttcgcggcggcggcggcggtggcaaCGGCGGCACCG GATTCAACCGCGGGGGTTACACCCCCAACCGCTGGGGTAACAACAACCGCGACTCCGCCGCCAACAACCGGGGGGGTTACAACCGTAACGCCCAACCCGCCGGCGGTTACAGCCCGGCCCGCGGCACAACCGGCTACAAGACGAGCGGCGCCAcccccccggccgccgcagcccccccaaatTACGGCCAGGGGCAGCAG ccccctcacagccGGCTCTAACCCACCCCCCCCCTCCAGGGTGGCTACGGCCAGGGTGGCTACACCCCCCCCAGTTACGGCTACGGTGGCTACGGTGGCTACGGGCAGAGctacccccagcccccccgcccc accggGCAGAGCTACGGGCAGAGCTACGGGCAGTACCAGCAG tacGCCCAGCAGTGGAGCCAGTACTACCAGCACCAGGGTCCCTGGCCCCCCTACTACAGCACCTACGACTACGGCGGCTACGGCAGCTCCCAGGGGGGGGCCAGCGCCCagtga
- the CCDC97 gene encoding coiled-coil domain-containing protein 97 isoform X1 encodes MSKRDPASPQWDPKVSKRDPMSPTRDPTVEGDPLFLEGFSGGLGVERWRPETGPLGRPRRPPARTRLRNRRYAALRQLIQGGEYFSEEEMRAREPLLYQHYIGQYRGAEPLPGDPPAAPHSLGTPPGPQSLAGLLLRSVEEAAVQQRLRRQRLRDGDSGDEEGDASPDPWVPDAAERAMLREEFISRMYQRFLDGEDGDFDYRWTRTPTWTTWTSSRRTPRSDISTRRSPAMPPSSSRVPPPHPK; translated from the exons ATGTCAAAGCGGGACCCCGCGTCCCCGCAGTGGGACCCCAAAGTGTCGAAGAGGGACCCCATGTCCCCAACGCGGGACCCTACGGTGGAGGGGGACCCCCTCTTCCTCGAGGGCTTctccggggggctgggggtcgaGCGTTGGCGCCCCGAAACCGGCCCCTTGGggcgtccccgccgcccccccgcccgcacccGCCTGCGCAACCGCCGCTACGCCGCCCTGCGACAGCTCATCCAAG GCGGGGAATACTTCAGCGAGGAGGAGATGCGAGCGCGGGAGCCTCTGCTTTACCAGCACTACATCGGGCAATATCGGGGGGCCGAACCCCTCCCGGGGgaccccccggctgccccccactccttggggaccccccccggcccccaatCTCtggcggggctgctgctgcgctCGGTGGAGGAGGCAGCCGTGCAGCAACGCCTGCGCCGGCAGCGCCTGCGGGACGGCGACAGCGGAG aCGAGGAGGGGGACGCctccccggacccctgggtgcccgaCGCGGCCGAGCGGGCGATGCTGCGGGAAGAATTCATCAGCCGCATGTACCAGCGCTTCCTGGACGGGGAGGACGGGGATTTCGACTACAG GTGGACGAGAACCCCGACCTGGACAACCTGGACATCGTCTCGCAGGACGCCGAGGAGCGATATTTCGACGAGGAGGAGCCCAGCGATGCCCCCCAGCTCGAGtagggtcccccccccccaccccaaataa
- the CCDC97 gene encoding coiled-coil domain-containing protein 97 isoform X2 — MSKRDPASPQWDPKVSKRDPMSPTRDPTVEGDPLFLEGFSGGLGVERWRPETGPLGRPRRPPARTRLRNRRYAALRQLIQGGEYFSEEEMRAREPLLYQHYIGQYRGAEPLPGDPPAAPHSLGTPPGPQSLAGLLLRSVEEAAVQQRLRRQRLRDGDSGDEEGDASPDPWVPDAAERAMLREEFISRMYQRFLDGEDGDFDYSQVDENPDLDNLDIVSQDAEERYFDEEEPSDAPQLE, encoded by the exons ATGTCAAAGCGGGACCCCGCGTCCCCGCAGTGGGACCCCAAAGTGTCGAAGAGGGACCCCATGTCCCCAACGCGGGACCCTACGGTGGAGGGGGACCCCCTCTTCCTCGAGGGCTTctccggggggctgggggtcgaGCGTTGGCGCCCCGAAACCGGCCCCTTGGggcgtccccgccgcccccccgcccgcacccGCCTGCGCAACCGCCGCTACGCCGCCCTGCGACAGCTCATCCAAG GCGGGGAATACTTCAGCGAGGAGGAGATGCGAGCGCGGGAGCCTCTGCTTTACCAGCACTACATCGGGCAATATCGGGGGGCCGAACCCCTCCCGGGGgaccccccggctgccccccactccttggggaccccccccggcccccaatCTCtggcggggctgctgctgcgctCGGTGGAGGAGGCAGCCGTGCAGCAACGCCTGCGCCGGCAGCGCCTGCGGGACGGCGACAGCGGAG aCGAGGAGGGGGACGCctccccggacccctgggtgcccgaCGCGGCCGAGCGGGCGATGCTGCGGGAAGAATTCATCAGCCGCATGTACCAGCGCTTCCTGGACGGGGAGGACGGGGATTTCGACTACAG CCAGGTGGACGAGAACCCCGACCTGGACAACCTGGACATCGTCTCGCAGGACGCCGAGGAGCGATATTTCGACGAGGAGGAGCCCAGCGATGCCCCCCAGCTCGAGtag
- the TGFB1 gene encoding transforming growth factor beta-1 proprotein yields MELAVLLALLGAARALSTCRSLDLEAARRKRIEAVRGQILSKLRLPAPPAEPPPRPLPEEVRALYNSTRELLRQRARLRPPEDPEEYYAKELHRFPMEPPGEGPLEHWRPTSHSTFFIFNTSRVRAEIGREALLHRAELRMLRQRAGAENLGVEQRLELYQGYGNASWRYLHGRSVRATAEEEWLWFDVTDVVQQWLSSSEPLGMFKLSVHCPCEQGPAGADDMRISIEGFEQQRGDMQGIAKKHRRVPYVLAMSLPPDRANDLHSSRRRRALDTDYCFGTEEKNCCVRPLYIDFRKDLQWKWIHEPKGYMANFCMGPCPYIWSADTQYTKVLALYNQHNPGASAAPCCVPQTLDPLPIVYYVGRKARVEQLSNMVVRACKCS; encoded by the exons atggagctggccgtgctgctggcgctgctggggGCGGCCCGGGCGCTCTCCACGTGCCGCTCGTTGGATCTGGAGGCGGCGCGGAGGAAACGCATCGAAGCGGTGCGGGGTCAAATCCTCAGTAAACTCCGGTTACCGGCACCTCCCGCCGaacccccgccccggccgctgcccgAGGAGGTGCGGGCGCTTTACAACAGCACCCGGGAGCTGCTCCGGCAACGGGCGCGGCTGCGGCCCCCCGAAGACCCCGAGGAATATTACGCCAAGGAGCTGCACCGCTTCCCCATggagccccccggggagg GCCCGCTGGAGCACTGGCGCCCCACGAGCCACAGCACCTTCTTCATCTTCAACACGTCGAGGGTGCGGGCGGAGATCGGGCGCGAGGCGCTGCTGCACCGGGCCGAGCTGCGGATGCTGCGGCAGCGGGCGGGCGCCGAGAACCTGGGGGTCGAGCAGCGCCTCGAGCTCTAccag GGCTACGGCAACGCCTCGTGGCGGTACCTGCACGGGCGCTCGGTGCGGGCGACGGCGGAGGAGGAATGGCTCTGGTTCGACGTCACCGACGTCGTCCAACAGTGGCTCAGCAGCAGCG AACCCCTGGGAATGTTCAAGCTGAGCGTCCACTGTCCCTGCGAGCAGGGACCCGCCGGCGCCGATGACATGCGCATCTCCATCGAAG gTTTCGAGCAGCAGCGGGGGGACATGCAGGGCATCGCCAAGAAGCACCGGCGGGTGCCCTACGTCCTGGCCATGTCGCTGCCCCCCGATCGCGCCAACGACCTCCACAgctcgcgccgccgccgcgccctcgaCACCGACTACTGCTTCGG GACGGAGGAGAAGAACTGCTGCGTGCGGCCGCTGTACATCGACTTCCGCAAGGACCTGCAGTGGAAGTGGATCCACGAGCCCAAGGGCTACATGGCCAACTTCTGCATGGGGCCCTGCCCCTACATCTGGAGCGCCGACACCCAGTACACCAAG GTCCTGGCGCTGTACAACCAGCACAACCCGGGGGCCTCGGCGGCGCCGTGCTGCGTCCCCCAGACCCTCGACCCCCTCCCCATCGTCTACTACGTGGGGCGCAAGGCGCGGGTGGAGCAGCTCTCCAACATGGTGGTCCGCGCCTGCAAGTGCagctga
- the B9D2 gene encoding B9 domain-containing protein 2 isoform X2 has product MAGKMGEQWGWSWAPAKRPGCHRPPPPRAPVSPRPRSPGMAELHLIGQIVGASGFPQRRLFCKWGLHAGGAWKLLSGLGAGQTQVDDPQADDVAYWCHPLDVHFATKGLQGWPKLHLQVWHQDGLGRSEVLGYGFCHVPATPGCHALTCVTWRPRGTWRERLKQRLVGGGPQLRAPETVAAGGADRFRLRTEAAGAVHLQLGVLLRHFGRYGVEC; this is encoded by the exons ATGGCGGGGAAGATGGGGGAGCAATGGGGGTGGTCCTGGGCCCCTGCTAAGAGGCCGGGGTGCcaccgtcccccccccccccgcgcccccgtgtccccccgtccccgcagccccggcatGGCGGAGCTGCACCTCATCGGGCAAATCGTGGGGGCCAGCGGCTTCCCCCAGCGCCGCCTCTTCTGCAAGTGGGGGCTGCACGCCG GCGGCGCCTGGAAACTGCTCTCGGGGTTGGGGGCCGGGCAGACGCAGGTGGACGACCCCCAAGCGGACGACGTGGCTTATTGGTGCCACCCCCTCGACGTCCACTTTGCCACCAAGGGGCTGCAAG GTTGGCCCAAGCTGCACCTGCAGGTCTGGCACCAGGACGGGCTGGGGCGCAGCGAGGTGCTGGGCTACGGTTTCTGCCACGTGCCGGCCACCCCCGGGTGCCACGCGTTGACCTGCGTCACCTGGCGCCCGCGGGGGACCTGGCGGGAACGTTTAAAGCAACGTTtggtgggggggggaccccaactcCGCGCTCCCGAAACGGTGGCAGCCGGCGGCGCCGATCGATTCCGCCTCCGtaccgaggcggccggcgccgtcCACCTGCAGCTGGGCGTCCTCCTGCGGCACTTCGGGCGCTACGGCGTCGAGTGTTAG
- the B9D2 gene encoding B9 domain-containing protein 2 isoform X1 produces MRGLQRRAAGGPGMAELHLIGQIVGASGFPQRRLFCKWGLHAGGAWKLLSGLGAGQTQVDDPQADDVAYWCHPLDVHFATKGLQGWPKLHLQVWHQDGLGRSEVLGYGFCHVPATPGCHALTCVTWRPRGTWRERLKQRLVGGGPQLRAPETVAAGGADRFRLRTEAAGAVHLQLGVLLRHFGRYGVEC; encoded by the exons atgcgcgggctGCAGCGCCGAGCAGCGGGGGG ccccggcatGGCGGAGCTGCACCTCATCGGGCAAATCGTGGGGGCCAGCGGCTTCCCCCAGCGCCGCCTCTTCTGCAAGTGGGGGCTGCACGCCG GCGGCGCCTGGAAACTGCTCTCGGGGTTGGGGGCCGGGCAGACGCAGGTGGACGACCCCCAAGCGGACGACGTGGCTTATTGGTGCCACCCCCTCGACGTCCACTTTGCCACCAAGGGGCTGCAAG GTTGGCCCAAGCTGCACCTGCAGGTCTGGCACCAGGACGGGCTGGGGCGCAGCGAGGTGCTGGGCTACGGTTTCTGCCACGTGCCGGCCACCCCCGGGTGCCACGCGTTGACCTGCGTCACCTGGCGCCCGCGGGGGACCTGGCGGGAACGTTTAAAGCAACGTTtggtgggggggggaccccaactcCGCGCTCCCGAAACGGTGGCAGCCGGCGGCGCCGATCGATTCCGCCTCCGtaccgaggcggccggcgccgtcCACCTGCAGCTGGGCGTCCTCCTGCGGCACTTCGGGCGCTACGGCGTCGAGTGTTAG
- the EXOSC5 gene encoding exosome complex component RRP46, which produces MAAAGEEEKKMAAAGGGCCLRPFSCEQGLLSRPDGSAAFLQGDTSVLAGIYGPAEVKGSKELPDRAALEVLLRPKVGLPGVIERSREQLLRRTCEAVVLGVLHPRTAITLVLQVLSDAGSLLSCCLNAACMGLLDAGLPLSSLFCGVTCALDPNGVIVLDPTTRQEQEARAVLTFAIDSAERKVLTATTKGSCSVEEMQQCLAAAQRAADTVFQFYRDSVRRRYSKS; this is translated from the exons atggcggcggcgggggaggaggagaagaagatggcggcggcgggtggCGGGTGCTGCCTGCGGCCCTTCTCCTGCGAGCAGGGGCTGCTCTCGCGGCCCGACGGCTCGGCCGCCTTCCTGCAGG GTGACACCTCGGTATTGGCCGGGATCTACGGCCCCGCGGAGGTGAAGGGCAGCAAGGAGCTCCCGGACCGGGCGGCGCTGGAGGTGCTGCTGCGCCCCAAGGTGGGGCTGCCAG GCGTGATCGAGCGCAGCCGGGAGCAGCTCCTCCGTCGGACCTGCGAGGCCGTGGTTTTGGGGGTGCTGCACCCCCGCACCGCCATCACCCTCGTCCTGCAAGTGCTCAGCGACGCCGGCTCC cttCTCTCCTGCTGCCTGAACGCTGCCTGCATGGGGCTGCTGGACGCGgggctgcccctctcctccctcttctgcGGCGTCACCTGCGCCCTCGACCCCAACGGCGTCATCGTCCTCGACCCCACGACGCGGCAGGAGCAG GAAGCGCGCGCCGTCCTCACCTTCGCCATCGACAGCGCCGAGAGGAAGGTGCTGACGGCCACCACCAAAGGCAGCTGCTCCGTGGAGGAG ATGCAGCAGTGCCTCGCGGCGGCCCAGCGTGCCGCCGACACCGTCTTCCAGTTCTACCGCGACTCCGTCCGGCGGAGATACTCCAAATCCTGA
- the BCKDHA gene encoding 2-oxoisovalerate dehydrogenase subunit alpha, mitochondrial codes for MAAMAALRALRWRLLRTPGSGPARRLSTAEFPSPEEKPQFPGASAEFADRLEFIQPNVISGIPVYRVMDRQGHVVSPAEDPQLPKEVVLKLYRTMTLLNTMDRILYESQRQGRISFYMTNYGEEGTHVGSAAALDDTDLVFGQYREAGVLMYRGYPLDLFMAQCYGNTSDTGKGRQMPVHYGCRDRHFVTISSPLATQIPQAVGAAYAIKRADANRAVICYFGEGAASEGDAHAGFNFAATLECPIVFFCRNNGYAISTPTSEQYRGDGIAARGPGYGLLSIRVDGNDVFAVYNATKEARRRAVAENQPFLIEAMTYRIGHHSTSDDSSAYRSVDEVNYWDKQDHPISRLRHYMLGRGWWDEEEEKGWRKSSRKMVMEAFEEAERKPKPNPQFLFSDVYREMPPHLRRQRAALERHLQHYGEHYPLEHFEK; via the exons ATGGCGGCGATGGCGGCCCTGCGGGCGCTCCGGTGGCGGCTCCTGCGGACCCCgggctccggcccggcccggcgcctcAGCACCGCc GAATTCCCCTCGCCGGAGGAGAAGCCGCAGTTCCCCGGCGCCTCGGCCGAATTCGCCGACCGGCTGGAGTTCATCCAGCCCAACGTCATCTCGGGCATCCCCGTCTACCGGGTGATGGACCGGCAGGGCCACGTCGTCAGCCCCGCCGAGGACCCCCAG CTGCCCAAGGAGGTGGTGCTGAAGCTCTACAGGACCATGACGCTCCTCAACACCATGGACCGCATCCTGTACGAGTCCCAGCGCCAG GGTCGTATCTCCTTTTACATGACCAACTACGGGGAGGAGGGGACGCACGTGGGCAGCGCGGCCGCGCTGGATGACACCGACCTGGTCTTCGGGCAGTACCGGGAGGCGG GCGTGCTGATGTACCGGGGCTACCCCCTGGACCTCTTCATGGCGCAATGTTACGGCAACACCAGCGACACCGGCAAGGGCCGGCAGATGCCCGTCCACTACGGCTGCCGCGATCGCCATTTTGTCACCATCTCGTCCCCGCTGGCCACCCAGATCCCACAAG CCGTGGGGGCCGCCTACGCCATCAAGCGCGCCGACGCCAACCGGGCGGTGATCTGCTATTTCGGGGAAGGGGCGGCCAGCGAGGGGGACGCCCACGCCGGCTTCAACTTCGCCGCCACCCTCGAGTGCCCCATCGTTTTCTTCTGCCGCAACAACGGCTACGCCATCTCCACCCCCACCTCCGAGCAGTACCGCGGCGACGGCATCG CGGCGCGCGGTCCCGGCTACGGGCTGCTTTCCATCCGGGTGGACGGCAACGACGTCTTCGCCGTTTATAACGCCACCAAAGAAGCGCGGCGCCGCGCCGTGGCGGAGAACCAGCCTTTTCTCATCGAAGCCATGACCTACCG CATCGGGCACCACAGCACCAGCGACGACAGCTCGGCGTACCGCTCGGTGGACGAGGTGAACTACTGGGACAAGCAGGACCACCCCATCTCCCGCCTCCGGCACTACATGCTGGGCCGGGGCTGGtgggacgaggaggaggagaagggctggcGCAAGAGCTCCCGCAAGATG GTGATGGAGGCGTTCGAGGAGGCGGAGCGGAAGCCGAAGCCGAACCCGCAGTTCCTTTTCTCCGACGTCTACCGGGAGATGCCGCCCCACCTGCGACGGCAGCGGGCGGCTCTGGAGCGGCACCTGCAGCACTACGGGGAGCACTACCCCCTCGAACACTTCGAAAAgtga
- the DMAC2 gene encoding distal membrane-arm assembly complex protein 2 isoform X2, producing the protein MAALRAVLGYRGAPAPRPPPGQSRGAAGGLLQRLGRWFYEVEAAAAWGERLRRQRLRRRNAFEGQECWIRPEGRWRPEVLRLRDVPVVALDLSGSPLTYNGLDNLVPLTRLQHLDLSGCPHLDDWALGRLHVFGDSLRELSVARCPLVTERGLATLHHLRELRRLDVAGVRVPSPGLVRILLEEMLPGCQVLGMDHGDGAGTGTPPPPEQGKPPA; encoded by the exons ATGGCGGCGCTGAGGGCG GTCCTGGGGTACcggggggccccggccccgcgccccccgcccgggcagagccggggggcggcgggggggctgctgcaGCGCCTGGGCCGGTGGTTCTACGAGGTGGAGGCAGCGGCGGCCTGGGGAGAGCGGCTGCGGCGGCAGCGGCTGCGGAGACGGAACGC ATTTGAGGGGCAGGAGTGCTGGATCCGGCCGGAGGGCCGCTGGCGCCCCGAGGTGCTGCGCCTCCGTGACGTCCCCGTGGTGGCCCTGGACCTCAGCGGCTCCCCCCTCACCTACAACGGTTTGGACAACCTGG tgccgcTGACCCGGCTGCAGCACCTCGACCTGAGCGGGTGCCCCCACCTCGACGACTGGGCGCTGGGGCGGCTGCACGTTTTTGGGGACAGCCTGCGGGAACTGTCGGTGGCTCGGTGTCCCCTCGTCACCGAGAGGGGCCTGGCCACCCTCCACCACCTCCG GGAGCTGCGGCGCTTGGACGTGGCAGGGGTGCGGGTGCCCAGCCCGGGGCTGGTCCGCATCCtgctggaggagatgctgccGGGCTGCCAGGTCCTGGGCATGGACCACGGGGAcggcgcggggacggggacgccgCCACCGCCGGAGCAGGGAAAGCCCCCCGCCTGA
- the DMAC2 gene encoding distal membrane-arm assembly complex protein 2 isoform X1, which yields MRGGRTLSRDAPKMAALRAVLGYRGAPAPRPPPGQSRGAAGGLLQRLGRWFYEVEAAAAWGERLRRQRLRRRNAYCGFLRDTYGDNVAAAVFTLSCGGGVRFEGQECWIRPEGRWRPEVLRLRDVPVVALDLSGSPLTYNGLDNLVPLTRLQHLDLSGCPHLDDWALGRLHVFGDSLRELSVARCPLVTERGLATLHHLRELRRLDVAGVRVPSPGLVRILLEEMLPGCQVLGMDHGDGAGTGTPPPPEQGKPPA from the exons ATGCGCGGGGGGCGGACCCTGTCACGTGACGCGCCCAAGATGGCGGCGCTGAGGGCG GTCCTGGGGTACcggggggccccggccccgcgccccccgcccgggcagagccggggggcggcgggggggctgctgcaGCGCCTGGGCCGGTGGTTCTACGAGGTGGAGGCAGCGGCGGCCTGGGGAGAGCGGCTGCGGCGGCAGCGGCTGCGGAGACGGAACGC gtactGCGGCTTCCTCAGGGACACCTACGGGGACAATGTGGCGGCCGCCGTCTTCACCCTGTCCTGCGGCGGGGGGGTCAG ATTTGAGGGGCAGGAGTGCTGGATCCGGCCGGAGGGCCGCTGGCGCCCCGAGGTGCTGCGCCTCCGTGACGTCCCCGTGGTGGCCCTGGACCTCAGCGGCTCCCCCCTCACCTACAACGGTTTGGACAACCTGG tgccgcTGACCCGGCTGCAGCACCTCGACCTGAGCGGGTGCCCCCACCTCGACGACTGGGCGCTGGGGCGGCTGCACGTTTTTGGGGACAGCCTGCGGGAACTGTCGGTGGCTCGGTGTCCCCTCGTCACCGAGAGGGGCCTGGCCACCCTCCACCACCTCCG GGAGCTGCGGCGCTTGGACGTGGCAGGGGTGCGGGTGCCCAGCCCGGGGCTGGTCCGCATCCtgctggaggagatgctgccGGGCTGCCAGGTCCTGGGCATGGACCACGGGGAcggcgcggggacggggacgccgCCACCGCCGGAGCAGGGAAAGCCCCCCGCCTGA